The Magnolia sinica isolate HGM2019 chromosome 9, MsV1, whole genome shotgun sequence genome contains a region encoding:
- the LOC131255801 gene encoding sister chromatid cohesion protein PDS5 homolog A-like isoform X2 yields MILYDDGDVEVLQLDKEQWDVISEGSEPSKRLKSSNVSPSKGMSAKEGKSRTHGASRRNKNPYKKFRRKTTIKKNVKNSHSGMSESNIGANASNYAKGRATADLSDSHPDTCPEVNEVNSDDFANKHLLQQPRRRRNKRPQQT; encoded by the exons ATACTATATGACGATGGAGATGTGGAAGTTCTCCAGTTAGATAAGGAGCAGTGGGATGTTATTAGTGAAGGTTCCGAGCCTAGCAAG CGACTTAAATCATCGAATGTTTCCCCATCCAAAGGAAT GTCAGCCAAGGAGGGAAAAAGTAGGACACATGGTGCCTCAAGACGAAATAAGAATCCTTATAAGAA ATTCAGGAGGAAAACGACTATAAAGAAAAATGTAAAGAATAGCCATAGTGGAATGTCAGAAAGCAACATTGGTGCCAATGCCAGCAATTACGCCAAAGGAAGAGCTACCGCTGACTTATCAGATTCTCACCCCGACACTTGTCCTGAAGTCAATGAAGTTAATTCAG ATGATTTTGCAAACAAGCATCTCCTTCAGCAGCCGCGAAGGAGGAGGAACAAGAGGCCCCAGCAGACCTAG
- the LOC131255801 gene encoding sister chromatid cohesion protein PDS5 homolog A-like isoform X1: MIFASKILYDDGDVEVLQLDKEQWDVISEGSEPSKRLKSSNVSPSKGMSAKEGKSRTHGASRRNKNPYKKFRRKTTIKKNVKNSHSGMSESNIGANASNYAKGRATADLSDSHPDTCPEVNEVNSDDFANKHLLQQPRRRRNKRPQQT; encoded by the exons ATGATATTTGCTTCAAAGATACTATATGACGATGGAGATGTGGAAGTTCTCCAGTTAGATAAGGAGCAGTGGGATGTTATTAGTGAAGGTTCCGAGCCTAGCAAG CGACTTAAATCATCGAATGTTTCCCCATCCAAAGGAAT GTCAGCCAAGGAGGGAAAAAGTAGGACACATGGTGCCTCAAGACGAAATAAGAATCCTTATAAGAA ATTCAGGAGGAAAACGACTATAAAGAAAAATGTAAAGAATAGCCATAGTGGAATGTCAGAAAGCAACATTGGTGCCAATGCCAGCAATTACGCCAAAGGAAGAGCTACCGCTGACTTATCAGATTCTCACCCCGACACTTGTCCTGAAGTCAATGAAGTTAATTCAG ATGATTTTGCAAACAAGCATCTCCTTCAGCAGCCGCGAAGGAGGAGGAACAAGAGGCCCCAGCAGACCTAG
- the LOC131255801 gene encoding uncharacterized protein LOC131255801 isoform X3 has translation MCSTFFQRLKSSNVSPSKGMSAKEGKSRTHGASRRNKNPYKKFRRKTTIKKNVKNSHSGMSESNIGANASNYAKGRATADLSDSHPDTCPEVNEVNSDDFANKHLLQQPRRRRNKRPQQT, from the exons ATGTGTTCAACCTTTTTCCAGCGACTTAAATCATCGAATGTTTCCCCATCCAAAGGAAT GTCAGCCAAGGAGGGAAAAAGTAGGACACATGGTGCCTCAAGACGAAATAAGAATCCTTATAAGAA ATTCAGGAGGAAAACGACTATAAAGAAAAATGTAAAGAATAGCCATAGTGGAATGTCAGAAAGCAACATTGGTGCCAATGCCAGCAATTACGCCAAAGGAAGAGCTACCGCTGACTTATCAGATTCTCACCCCGACACTTGTCCTGAAGTCAATGAAGTTAATTCAG ATGATTTTGCAAACAAGCATCTCCTTCAGCAGCCGCGAAGGAGGAGGAACAAGAGGCCCCAGCAGACCTAG
- the LOC131255212 gene encoding receptor-like protein Cf-9 homolog: MQPSSLSALLHPKHGFHFTVSTLSTLPSWNSNNTDCCSWEGITCDGPTGHVISLDLRELFISGRIDFESLFRLRNLQKLNLAFNYFDGSPIPSGFDQLTRSLRKLILQNCGLSSSIYSSLSQFHFLSELDLSYNNLSSAVPNFIGNLSSLTSLLLRYCGLHGKFPESVFQLPNLQIIDISYNPLVAINLPEFPQNNTLQQLILSYTGFSGKLPDSLSNLKFLTHLGLSNCNLSGSLPSSLLNLTKPQYLYLSSNKLSGPIPSSYGNELLNLKEINLGNNLLNGTIPSSLLSLPSLQWLDLEGNQLSGRLGEFHNASSSQLEYIHLGNSTISPSFIDHLGGEIPQSVCNATSLAVLDLSHNHFTGQIPPCLGEIGGGLNVLNLQENAFNGTLLQIFKEGCNIRTLDLSGNQLEGQVPRSLANCKMLEVLNLGNNQIHDTFPLWLEALSQLRVLVLRSNQFHGTIGHPQAFPLLQIFDLSFNSFEGNLPSNMFKSWKAMMEEDKSQSLVLGKMIYGRGNPIYYQNKVSLVIKGLQMGIVKILTAFTVVDLSRNKFHGNIPESIGDLKSFLVLNMSNNDLTGRIPTSFQNLRDLESLDLSHNKLFGEIPWQLTELTFLAVLNLSKNFLVGKIPQSQQFLTFNSESFKENSGLCGPPLTKKCEDAESAPPSPLATLQSKRKYDWELMWIGFGVGHEVGIGMLFWTLALWRKGRREFYIFIDRMLSSVFPYMVFPKWQ; the protein is encoded by the exons ATGCAACCATCATCGCTCTCTGCTTTACTCCACCCCAAGCATGGTTTTCACTTCACTGTTTCCACCCTCTCTACTCTTCCCTCCTGGAATTCAAACAATACCGATTGCTGCTCCTGGGAAGGCATCACGTGCGATGGACCCACTGGTCACGTGATCAGCCTCGACCTCCGTGAGCTCTTTATCTCTGGTCGGATTGATTTTGAAAGCCTCTTTCGTCTTCGGAACCTGCAGAAGCTCAACCTTGCTTTCAATTATTTTGATGGCTCTCCGATCCCATctgggtttgaccagctcacca GGAGTCTCCGCAAGTTGATCTTACAAAACTGTGGTCTTTCAAGCTCCAtctattcttccctttcacaattccatttcttatctgaactcgatCTCAGCTATAAcaatctctcctctgcagtgcccaATTTCATAGGGAACTTATCCTCCTTGACGTCCCTCCTCCTTAGATATTGTGGATTGCATGGAAAATTCCCTGAGAGTGTTTTCCAGCTGCCAAATCTACAAATCATCGACATATCATacaatccacttgtagctatcaatttGCCGGAGTTCCCTCAAAACAATACTCTACAGCAATTGATTCTTTCATACACTGGATTTTCAGGAAAGTTACCAGATTCTCTCAGTAATCTCAAATTCTTGACTCATTTAGGCCTCAGCAATTGCAACTTGTCTGGTTCATTACCATCCTCACTTTTGAACCTTACCAAACCTCAATATCTGTATCTTTCATCCAATAAATTGAGCGGCCCAATTCCTTCTTCATATGGAAATGAGCTTCTGAATCTCAAAGAGATCAACTTAGGGAATAATTTGCTTAATGggaccattccatcatcattgcTTTCACTCCCATCATTACAATGGTTGGACCTCGAAGGTAACCAACTTAGCGGTCGACTTGGGGAGTTTCACAATGCCTCTTCTTCACAGCTGGAGTACATCCATTTGG GGAATAGTACCATCTCCCCATCTTTTATTGATCA ccttggtggtgaaatccctcaATCAGTTTGCAATGCAACATCCCTAGCAGTCCTTGATTTATCTCACAATCACTTCACCGGTCAGATTCCACCATGTTTGGGTGAGATTGGTGGTGGACTTAATGTGTTGAATCTTCAAGAAAATGCTTTTAATGGCACCTTACTTCAAATATTTAAAGAGGGATGCAACATACGAACGCTTGATCTCAGTGGGAATCAATTAGAGGGCCAAGTGCCAAGGTCTTTGGCTAATTGCAAAATGTTGGAGGTATTAAACCTTGGAAACAATCAGATACATGACACATTCCCTTTATGGTTGGAAGCTTTGTCCCAATTGCGTGTTCTCGTCTTAAGATCCAACCAATTTCATGGCACCATTGGGCATCCTCAAGCTTTTCCACTGTTACAAATTTTTGACCTCTCTTTCAATAGCTTTGAGGGTAATTTGCCATCAAATATGTTCAAGAGTtggaaggcaatgatggaagaggACAAATCCCAATCTTTGGTCCTCGGCAAAATGATTTACGGTAGAGGAAATCCCATATACTATCAAAACAAAGTGTCTTTAGTCATCAAAGGGCTACAAATGGGAATAGTAAAGATCCTTACGGCCTTTACTGTAGTGGATCTCTcgagaaacaaatttcatgggAATATCCCAGAATCAATTGGGGATCTAAAGTCATTCCTTGTGCTCAACATGTCCAACAATGATTTAACTGGCAGAATTCCAACATCATTTCAGAATCTAAGGGATCTAGAGTCATTAGATCTCTCACATAATAAATTGTTTGGAGAGATCCCTTGGCAGCTAACAGAGCTAACATTCCTTGCAGTGTTGAATCTCTCAAAGAATTTCCTTGTGGGAAAAATACCACAGAGCCAGCAGTTTCTTACATTTAACAGCGAATCATTCAAAGAGAACTCCGGTTTGTGTGGACCTCCACTAACAAAGAAATGCGAAGATGCAGAGAGTGCACCGCCATCCCCTCTGGCCACATTGCAATCTAAAAGGAAATATGATTGGGAATTAATGTGGATAGGATTTGGAGTTGGACACGAAGTAGGCATAGGGATGCTTTTCTGGACCCTAGCACTTTGGAGGAAGGGAAGGAGAGAATTCTATATATTTATTGATAGAATGCTTTCCTCAGTTTTTCCTTACATGGTGTTTCCTAAATGGCAATGA